Within Portunus trituberculatus isolate SZX2019 chromosome 3, ASM1759143v1, whole genome shotgun sequence, the genomic segment gaggaggagtaataggagGAGACTGGAAACACGAGAGGGTGGAGGCGATGCAGGGGTGTGTGTGGCGGGAACGGGGCACttgatgagggaggaggggtgaggaagggggAGTTTGTACCATTGGGGGCCCTCACGCCTTAGTGGTGAGGTCCACAGGGGTGGGGGgcgttttggtgatggtgggcgGGGACACGGGGGGCGAGACGGGCGTGGAGGAGGCCAGGGGGGACAGGAGGCGTTGCCTCTTGACGCTCAGATCCATGGGGGCGTCCTGCTCCGGGGCGGGGGCGGCCTCCCACACCCTGGGGCTGAGGGCGTGCGGGCCTTCACCCAGGGGAGAGTCAGCCACCCGCTTCCTTGGGCAGGGGAAGCCGAAGGGGAGGGCCAGGGGTGGCAGACCGAGGGGGGGCGGGGCGAGTGGTGGCGGGTACTCAAACATGGGGCGGGGTGGCGAGGCGGGGCCGCGAGGACTGCTGGAGGAGGGCCGGTCCTTGGGGGGGCTCTGCGGCGGGTGGGGGCGGGGCACGGGAGGCAccaggagggaaggagcgaggCCAGGGTAGAGGGGCAGGGAGGGGTAGAGGCGGGAGTAGAGATGCGAGGCGTGCAGCAGGGACAGGCCGGGGTGCAGGCCGTACAGAGACaagcctgccgccgccgccgctgcctcccGCCGCCCCCCGCTGCCCTCCTCCTTGCCGGACACCTTGCACAGCTCCACCTCCACGCTGCCCTCAGACGCGCAGCTCTCCGGGGACGACATGAGCGGGGAGTCCATCTTGCCCTCGTCCTCAGACTTGGAGGGCGACAGAGCGGGCATGGAGGCgggggacagggagagagacccCGCCAGGCCCCCCGGCAGGTGTCCCCAGGcccaccaccccctcccccgCCCCCCTCCAGCCCCTTGGAGAGCTGGGACGCTTGTTCCTGCAGCAGGCAGTGGATCTTGAACCAGTTGGAGCGGCGGCCGTACCTGTcgcgaacaacaacaacaaaaagatacATGAGTTAACTTTCCTCcagcattctctctccttcccactccttccttctcctcctggtccctcctccctccttcttctccttcctagtccctcctcctcctcctcctcctctctcctcctcctcgcccatcCTTGCCACACCCTGTCACATCCTTTCTGCCAAACTATCCCACTAAACTCCCTGCTCTTCCTACACTTACTGTCCTCCCGTCACACTATTCCCTCCACGCTCACTGATACACCCTCCCATGCTACCCTTCACAATGCACGTTCCGATACGCCCCTCTTCTCTGTCTACACACttactcttttatctttcaaCTATACACACCTTATTCTcagttttattctttccctcacccttcccgcTGTTTTCAATCAACactattcttttatctcttcactATACTACTTTATTctcagttttcctctttccctcattcttcctGCTGTTTTTAACCtattctttactctttcatctcttcatcaTACCTAATTTATTCTCagttttcttcattccctcattcTTCTCGCTGTTTCCAATCGACACCCTCGTTTATATACTCTTCGCTCCTTAAATCTATACTA encodes:
- the LOC123509999 gene encoding LOW QUALITY PROTEIN: knirps-related protein-like (The sequence of the model RefSeq protein was modified relative to this genomic sequence to represent the inferred CDS: deleted 2 bases in 1 codon) — its product is MNQLCKVCGEPAAGFHFGAFTCEGCKSFFGRTYNNLSQVHECKNGGQCVINKQNRTSCKACRLRKCLMVGMSKSGSRYGRRSNWFKIHCLLQEQASQLSKGLEGGGGGGGGPGDLPGGLAGSLSLSPASMPALSPSKSEDEGKMDSPLMSSPESCASEGSVEVELCKVSGKEEGSGGRREAAAAAAGLSLYGLHPGLSLLHASHLYSRLYPSLPLYPGLAPSLLVPPVPRPHPPQSPPKDRPSSSSPRGPASPPRPMFEYPPPLAPPPLGLPPLALPFGFPCPRKRVADSPLGEGPHALSPRVWEAAPAPEQDAPMDLSVKRQRLLSPLASSTPVSPPVSPPTITKTPPTPVDLTTKA